The following coding sequences lie in one Mesorhizobium sp. NZP2298 genomic window:
- a CDS encoding COG4280 domain-containing protein, whose protein sequence is MQTLTPILSTVTAAFLASFVEVVEAFTIVLAVGVTRSWRPALTGAALALAVLAALVLAFGPLLALVPITTLQFVVGVLLILFGMRWLRKAILRSVGVIALHDEAAAFSKETAALHQQANDRRADYLAGLASFKAVLLEGVEVVFIVIAVGAAHGQTLYASLGALAAFVLVMLVGLAVHRPLARVPENALKFVVGLMLTSFGIFWTGEGIGADWPGADIALLAIFAIVALASFAMVRWLRSTYPAAAGGLAR, encoded by the coding sequence ATGCAGACGCTGACACCCATACTCTCGACAGTCACGGCGGCATTTCTCGCCTCCTTCGTCGAGGTCGTCGAAGCCTTCACCATCGTGCTTGCGGTCGGCGTGACGCGCAGCTGGCGCCCGGCATTGACCGGCGCCGCCCTGGCGCTGGCGGTGCTGGCGGCCCTGGTGCTGGCGTTCGGACCGCTGCTCGCACTGGTGCCGATCACCACATTGCAGTTCGTTGTCGGCGTCCTGCTCATCCTGTTCGGCATGCGCTGGCTAAGAAAGGCCATCCTGCGCAGCGTCGGCGTCATCGCCCTGCATGACGAGGCGGCGGCCTTCTCCAAGGAGACCGCCGCGCTGCACCAGCAGGCCAACGACCGTCGTGCCGACTACCTCGCCGGACTGGCCTCGTTCAAGGCGGTGCTGCTCGAGGGCGTCGAGGTGGTGTTCATCGTCATTGCCGTCGGCGCGGCTCACGGGCAAACGCTTTACGCCAGCCTGGGCGCGCTGGCGGCCTTCGTCCTGGTCATGCTCGTCGGCCTGGCGGTCCACAGGCCGCTGGCGCGTGTGCCGGAGAATGCGCTGAAATTCGTGGTCGGGCTGATGCTGACCAGCTTCGGCATCTTCTGGACCGGCGAGGGCATCGGTGCCGACTGGCCGGGCGCAGATATCGCCCTGCTCGCCATCTTCGCCATCGTCGCGCTGGCGTCCTTTGCCATGGTGCGCTGGCTGCGCAGCACCTACCCCGCGGCCGCTGGAGGGCTCGCCCGATGA
- the phnN gene encoding phosphonate metabolism protein/1,5-bisphosphokinase (PRPP-forming) PhnN translates to MMVSALIERELSAETFPIRHGVFVAVVGPSGAGKDTVIGYARALFAEESRLEFVRRVITRPSDAASEDHDTLADAAFVEAEADGAFAISWEAHGLRYGLPADVDWSVANGHVAVANVSRAIIPTLRERYANLAVVEITASPDVLAERLAMRGRESRGEVLARLARSANVTLSGPGVTSIDNSGQREIAGERFAELLRKAMAFSDMSGMI, encoded by the coding sequence ATGATGGTGTCGGCCTTGATCGAGCGTGAGCTGTCCGCCGAGACGTTTCCGATCCGCCACGGCGTCTTTGTCGCTGTCGTGGGGCCTAGTGGCGCCGGCAAGGACACGGTGATCGGCTACGCCCGCGCGCTCTTCGCCGAAGAGAGCCGGCTGGAGTTCGTCCGCCGCGTCATCACCAGGCCGAGCGATGCCGCGAGCGAGGATCACGACACGCTGGCCGACGCGGCCTTTGTCGAGGCCGAGGCCGACGGCGCCTTCGCCATCTCGTGGGAAGCGCACGGCTTGCGCTATGGTCTGCCTGCCGATGTCGACTGGTCGGTCGCCAATGGCCATGTCGCCGTCGCCAATGTGTCACGCGCGATCATCCCCACCTTGCGCGAGCGCTATGCCAATCTGGCCGTTGTCGAGATCACCGCCTCGCCTGATGTGCTGGCCGAGCGGCTGGCGATGCGTGGCCGTGAGTCGCGCGGCGAAGTGCTGGCACGCCTGGCGCGCAGCGCCAACGTCACCCTGTCCGGCCCCGGCGTCACCTCGATCGACAACAGCGGCCAACGCGAGATTGCCGGCGAACGTTTCGCCGAGCTGCTGCGCAAGGCAATGGCCTTCTCCGACATGTCAGGCATGATCTAA